AGCTCAAGACTAACTAACTACCTTGAGCTGAAAACTAGCAAGGAAAAACAAATTACTAACAACAAGATTAGACAACTAACATTATAGCCGCTCTCTCCTGTTGTGGCTGGCAATTGGCAACTCTATGCCTTCCTCGAGGAATCTCATTGCCATATACATGGAAGGTCGCTGTCTCTCATCTGGGTGAGAACACTGGAGGCCAAGGACAACCACGCGCGCCATCTCTGTACGGTCGAAGATACTTAACCTGTGATCAGCAAGACCATCCACCTGAACGTGTTGTCCACTGCCACCACCAAGTATGTGCAAGATATTCTCCCTTGATTTTCCGGTACATGCAATCTCTAGTAGCACGATTCCGAAGCTGTAAATATCCGATTTGTGGTTGAAACGAAATTCGCCCTCCTTCATTAACTGTGGATCCATGTATCTCCTCGGCCCAATAGCAATTGTGAACACTGTTGCTCCATTTTGGTCGGTGATCATCGATAGCCCGAAGTCAGCAAGCTTGGCATTGAAATGATAATCTAGGAGTATATTATCTGGTTTGATATCTCTATGCAAGATGGATGGCTTGCACTCGTGATGAAGATAACGAAGTGCCGACCCTATGCCTTTCACTATTTTGTACCTGTTGAAAACATTAGGAAATGAGATGCGGTGACATGtatacatcacatgcaattttgtTTGTCTTCTGGGATCTGAATAATTTAAAGTGCATTGTCGATATACCTATTTTCTATGTGCCatagaaaaaaacattttttttgtatTGCTCACTCTAAACATCAGAAATTTGCAAGCCATTTTTTCATGCCATTACGATCCCATTCACAAAATCAACGAACGGGATCAAACATGGGGAAACACATGTAAAACCCTACCTGATGATGTTAATGTAGGTAAGAACTATAATTATATCTTAACTGTTGATTCATGATATTACATTTTGGTAAAACACAATTCTGGTAATTCATTCCGCTAAAAGAGTTTCTGTATAACCGTTTCTAATAGTAGCTCAATTAATAAACCTTAGTGAACATTTTGCATGTAGTCCCTATAATTAAGAAAGCAAGCAGCAATGTACTTATTTAGTCTTTTCCAACATGGATGTGTGGTTAAGGGAGTCTGACAGGCTAAATGTGACCACTTAATGGTGGGTACACTTATGGactaaaaataaaatattttttgagtATTACTCattttgttcctaaatataagtagttTTAGATATTTTAATATGGACTacgtacatacggagcaaaactaATGAACCTACACAAAAATATGCCTATATATCCGTATGTAGCCCTATTGAAATgtataaaaagacttatatttagaaacagagttaTTATATCAGTGCAagttctatcatattcaatctttACAGCAAAAGAAATGGAATAAGGTAAAATTTGTATAGAAAAGACCTGTTGTGACTTGGACACTGGATTCTAAACTTCAACTTGGTGCAAAAAAAACTGATAAAAATGACCATGCTAATAAGAAACCAGATGTGTTGGCACCTATATGTGTTACACTAGTAATATATATCACCCGTGCATATATGGGACATATATGGATTTTACCTATCAAAAATCCCCCTTTCGTTTAACtattactccatccgttcctaaatataagtcttcgtagagattgcactatagactacatacggagcgatAGGGATGAATCtagactttaaagtatgtctatatatatctgtatttagtttataatgaaatatctaaaaacACTTATATTTTGGAAGGGAGGGAGTAGGATTGATGATGTTGTGTCTCAATATTATCAGCTGGTGCTTTCCGAGTACAGAGGATTAATATCTCTTTAGTAGTCATAACCCCAAAACTTATTAGTGTTATTATAAGATATAGAATATTTATGTTCTCTCGGTGGAAATTAATTCTATTAAATGCAAATAGATCGTGCATGTAGTAAGAGCAACACATACCTTTTCTCCCATGATAGAACTTGCTCCCTGTTGTGTAGGTGGTCTGCCAGGTTGCCATTAGGTATCCACTCAAATACAAGCAAGAGTTCAACCTTTATCTGCCTTTTCCAACAACTCTTGCCATCAATCAATCTTAGTCTGCCACACCAACCTTTCAGACTGACTAGATTCGTGTGCTTCGTATTACTAATTGTCTGGAGCTCACGGTGCAACTCCTTGGTCTCACCCTCGGCCTTCAATTTCTTCACAGCCATTTCATGGCCCTTTATGGTCGCCTTATATACTGTGCCATACTGACCCTCTCCAATCTTGCTTTCCTTGGAGAATCTGTGTGTTGCGCGAGCCAAATCGCTGTAATAGAACTGAATAACGCCATTCGTACGCGACGAGAGCGACTCGCATGCACTTTTCCAGTAATAAAATGTAAAATACAACAACGAAAGGATGATTATGATGAGGAGTAAAACGAGGACCCTTTTGACAGCAGCTTCAGGTGAGTAATGGGAATTCTCAGCTGCTTCTTTTGTCGCAGCCACCGCTTCTGCTGCCGCATGCGCCGATTGTTCTGCTCAAGGTAAAAAAAACATCAGGTAATCACATTTGAATTTACAAAGTATCTGCAGCGTTGATACTTATTGTACAGTAAATACCAACTGCAAAATTTGTGTGAGTTAAATTACCACAGTAAGTAATCAGGTAATCACCCCTGGTATGTAAACCTACTTTGACTATCACTTTTAGGCGCTATTACCACAGTAAGTACCATACAGTTTATGTTGACGAAAACCTGCTGTACCAGGGCAACGAAAGAGAATACAAGTGATAGATATTTCTTAATCCCTAAAATTACAAATACACATTAGAGATAGTTGGCATACCTGCAGCAGCGGAATTGAACCAGCCCAATCTTCTTTTCCTATATCCTGAGATATAATATACCCTTGACCATCTGCCCATAGAGGATAGCTCTTCTCCGACCTTTCCTGGATGAAGTGGAGTAGCAGAAAATCAAATGATTGAGATGGCAGCAGAAGTTTGCATAATCCCAGAACAATACACACTACTGTGCAAAGCCAGCCTCCTGCTAGCAATCGTCCTTGTACTGGTACTTTTGGCAGGAACAACCACAGAATAAACACGCATATACAACCAGCCGATCAATCCATACTTTAGTTGATTCAGCACCTAGCAATGCACGCGTATTTGAGGATTGTTTGATGGCCACAGGGGCGTGTCACTACTcgttcttttcttgattccaaggTATATATTACAAGGGTTAAACCTGTGTATATATAGCACCTAGGACCAACACAAGCTAACATAGCCAGTTACAAGTGCCAATCCTAGTACTACTAGGTGATTTGGCATGTTCAATCTGGACATGAACCACACACGTCTTTGTTATTCCTAAGAGTTGGCACTCTAGTGTTGTACCCCCTCCGCCCGAAAATACTTGTTGAAGCAAATGGATAAAAATGAAGTATCTAGAACAAATATTTTCGAACGGATGGATAAAAGTTTGTTTATCCAATTACCGGTGTGTATTCATGTGAAATGTGTGTTGCCATTTTTCAGATGCTGGAAAGGAGAGAACAATAGCAAAGCAAAAATGCGACAACTTACCGTTGGTGAGATATAGTTTGAATTATTTTGAGAGATGGAACATGgaattttaaaaactaaaaaactAATTACTTATCAGATTTTGACTACGTTTGCTTATATGCAGATATACACTTTGTGTATCATCAATAAGATGTTTGTAGAGTTGTTAAACTTTTTTTAGCTCAAAAGTTAAGGTCAATTTTACCATATCATCATGAATCACCATTATCAATGTCAAAACACAGTAATTaagtcgccccccccccctctctctagtATATTATTGTGTTttactatagcgagtaataatgataataaaattgtgtgacttctttgCACGGTTCTAAGGCTACTCATTGTGGGCAGTATCCTATAATAGTCTCATGCGTATGACACTACATTCATAATACGtattatcataaactagtatcatagatagtcatatttattgacatgcatgacacatagtagcatagcagtTAATATGACACAGTATCTACTTATGTTActctaatttttttctttttttctttaattgtctgtcacatcagcatgtttgctagtcccaagtacaCGATACTAGCTAGCTAAAATACTCTCGTTATAGCCAGCCTAAAAGAACAAGAGGTTGATGGAAAGTATCAGGGCAGAGTATTAGTTTGCGCTTTTTTGATGCCACACCGAAAACGGTCAGATGCAGTTTTCGGTGGAACGTCCTATATGTGTCATTATTTAATTGGCCGTCTAACGCCAAAttgtaaaataattaattaattagacacTTACGAGTACCTACGTACCTTGGAGCGGGATATCAAGAACCTGCCCTTGGTAAAGGCTAGCGTGGTTTGTGATATTATTGATCTCCAGTAGCACAGACAGAAGCACACCGTACTTGGCCGCGATTGCCAAGGCGCTGTCACCGCTGCGGACGATGTAAGGAAAATGCGTCACGTCAGCGCCGTCGCAGCTGCAGGGCAGCGGAATCCACCCCTTCCAGTTGGCAGCATTATCTGCTATGCTCTTGGAAGAGACGATCTCCGGCTGGTAGGTTGCCAAGCCGTCGTCCAACTTGTTTTGGGCGATGTAGAGGCCAGATTGGCCGATGCCATTCCCTGTGCAGCGGCACCTAAAGGGGATGGTTAAAGTTGTTTTGGGGGGAATGACTTGCTTGGTTGCGGTGTTGAACGGAAGTTGGTTGGCGGCGACGACGTCGTGGAGGGTTGTGGGGCTGAATTGGGAAATGAGTTCCTTGTAGGTGATGGTGTTGGGGACAACGTAGCCAATCACGGCGGACTGGCATGTGCTCGGCTTGGTGCAGGTGAAGCCGGTGGCGGATGCAATGGCTCCATGGAggcgaagcagaaggaggaggaggaggaggaggtggtggtaggctggtggtggcggcatcACCAACTAACTTAATTCTTGCCTACCAGATCCGAGCTTGGATTTTGGGCCTTTGCATCTCAGGATTTCGCCTCCTAGAAGACAATATATATGCTGCTTGAGGCCAGGCAACACACTCACAGCTACTccttccgtccgaaaatacttatcACAAAAATGTacgaaaatgaatgtatctagacgcGTCGCCTCTCTCTAGCGGCACGGGGGaaaccctccggcgcggccaccctccctccctcctcgtcCCCTTCGCCTTGCTGCCGCCTGAGGAGGCCGCCAGCGAAGCCCGGTCAGACTTCGGTGagggtggcggcggggccttTTTCTGCGGGGCACTTGGGCGGATCTGGCGCGTCTGCGCGGAGGGCTTGGTTGGCGCGGCTCCGGCAGTCGGTGCTGCCgatgaggggaggggtggcgcatcgGTGGGCTCCTGGAGTGGCCGCGTCGACCAGGATCTGGTGCCGGCGTGGGGGCCGCGGCTTCAACAACGGGAGGCGCGGCGCCGACTTAGACAGGCGGCCCGGCGACGTGCGGTGGGGGTGATGGCGCGGATCTGGCGCGAGGAGGTTTCGCCCGGTGACGGCGGTGCAGCGAAGCTGCCACGAGCAAGGGCTGCGGCGCGAGCGGGCGGAGGGGCGGCAGTACGAGGCCGAAGGTGTCCTGGATCTGGACGCGGTGGCGCATCTGGGCCCGACTAGGGCAGATCTGGGCTCAGCGGACCCGCTCGTCCTGGGCTGTCGGTGCTTTGCCGCCCCGGGCAAAGGCGGTGGTGCTGCTTTGCCGCTCTCGGAGAGGTGGAGGATGGCATCGCGGCggcgcttgatacgtccatttttcatcatgctttcatgttgatatttattgctttttgggctgttatattacttgtggtgccatatttatgtcttttctctcttattttgcaaggtttatttgaagagggagaattcaggcagctggaattctagactagaaaaggagcaaatcctagaccactattctgcacatctccaaatgccctgaaaagttacgtggattttttctggattatataaaaaatgttgGGCGAaaaaactaccggagggggctgccagggcgccacaagccctgacaccgccacccccctggtggcggagtgggggcttgtggactccctgacggcccactagccccccccccctcttttgctatatgaaatgtcctggtccagaaaaatcaatcgggagctttttcgtgatttcgccgccgccacaaggcggaacttgagcagatccaatctagagctccggcagaacgatcctaccggggaaacttccctcccggagggaggaatcgtcgccatcgtcatcaccaacacttctctggtcggaggggaggcatcttcatcaacatcttcatcaacacatgGTTAATTACTATATAAAGCATTCCTTTGTTACTATTTGATTGAAAATATCTGTAAACACTAGATATAAGCCGTGCACACATTTGTATTTCCCTGTCACATTCAAATAAAAATGTTTTCTAATAAATTTCGTATTTGAAGGTTGCACAAAATTATTACTGTTATGGAGTACACATCTACACTTACATTTTTCTGAAACATTAAAATTTAGTTGCTTTCTTTCCTTTTTGAACCGGTCTTAGTGGAGCCATTTAAGGTTCACGCATAGTGTCATGCTATATTAGTGTCACTCGATTTTATGTAATGGATTTTTATAAGAAACAAGCTTTGGCTCACACCTTTTTTGTAAGGCAACATGTAGTACTATGTGATGGGAAATGTATTTACCACTTGTAGAGTAAGGTATGTTAATTAAGAATTTAGGTCTCAGGGAGACTACTTTTGTAGAAATATAAATGAATATACTTGCGAATATTTTTATATATGTGTGTAATATCTTTTCCTTCCATTGATATATGTTGCGAGTACAGATCTACAAAACCAGTTCTAAAATAACATATTGAGAGAATACAACATTAGCGAAACATAATTGGTAAACCAACATATATCTGAATGTAAACTATAGTATGAGAAATTTACTGAAAGCATATATCACTTTGCCATAATATAATATAGCACACAATAAATTAAATAGTTATAGCTTATGTACATCTACATATGAATAAACTAGCCGTGTGGATACACGGGTTGATGACTAGTAGATGTAAATCGGCCGACCAGTCACCTTTTCGAACGGGCTCAACGCACGACGTACGTGTGTCCCACCACATAGTCCTTTTCTCTTTAATTTTTATTTATACTTCCTTCTTTTCGGTTTAAAGGGCTTAATTTAAAATCTTCAGATTTCTGTTTTATAAGGCTTGTTTGGTGGCCGACTTGATTGAAGCATTGTGGTCATTTCGATTGATACGTACTTCCTCCgttactaaatataagttttttttgaaGATTTCAATAAAAGGGgctaaatgaatgaatctataactTAAAATATATCTATGTACTTCCTACTTAAATCTGTGAAAAGAGGTATATTTAAGAACGGTGGAAATACGTTGCATTTAATTCCTTGGCTCATTTCCTCCCCTGGCCGCAtgcatgcagcaaagtggccattAAAACgtgatgaaaaagatgatgactGACCTGTGCATGCGGCATGAGATGATGACGGACTTGCAATCGACTTCACCGTTTTGGGGTGCACGCTGCTGTATGCAACCTCGTGGCATAAACAATGAGTCAATTATTGGGGTCTTTTTTTTAAAAGAGCCGAAAGATTTACCCATCTAAGACAACCGGCCTTACATCCTCGCCCATCTAaggaacaacaaaaagaaaggacTAATCTCGACCACATTATTGGGGTTAACCTTACAGAAAAAATCTCTAGTACTCTCTCCATAAAGAAATATAAGGttgtttagatcactaaaatgTCAATATATGTTTAAATCAGCCAGGTTAGATGGCAACCATGTTGGGATCTGGTTTTAGGGGTGGCTTCGGACACCAGCACCTCATTGCATCCAGGTAGAGCATCAACAACACAGAGTCCGTCCCCAATGCCGATGTTCGTATACGGTATATGCTAGACCGAAAAGAGTTACAAGCGCTATTTAAGACAGTGCGTCCATAGTTTCATAGGGTAGCGAGGGTTGTTTTATTCAACATGGGTGACAACATAATCTTTAAATCAGTCCACCACCTCCATCTATACGGGCGCATTTTCGGTCCCATATGACTTTATAGTTGTCAAGACgttgtt
This genomic stretch from Hordeum vulgare subsp. vulgare chromosome 6H, MorexV3_pseudomolecules_assembly, whole genome shotgun sequence harbors:
- the LOC123402358 gene encoding probable L-type lectin-domain containing receptor kinase S.7 — its product is MPPPPAYHHLLLLLLLLLRLHGAIASATGFTCTKPSTCQSAVIGYVVPNTITYKELISQFSPTTLHDVVAANQLPFNTATKQVIPPKTTLTIPFRCRCTGNGIGQSGLYIAQNKLDDGLATYQPEIVSSKSIADNAANWKGWIPLPCSCDGADVTHFPYIVRSGDSALAIAAKYGVLLSVLLEINNITNHASLYQGQVLDIPLQGKVGEELSSMGRWSRVYYISGYRKRRLGWFNSAAAEQSAHAAAEAVAATKEAAENSHYSPEAAVKRVLVLLLIIIILSLLYFTFYYWKSACESLSSRTNGVIQFYYSDLARATHRFSKESKIGEGQYGTVYKATIKGHEMAVKKLKAEGETKELHRELQTISNTKHTNLVSLKGWCGRLRLIDGKSCWKRQIKVELLLVFEWIPNGNLADHLHNREQVLSWEKRYKIVKGIGSALRYLHHECKPSILHRDIKPDNILLDYHFNAKLADFGLSMITDQNGATVFTIAIGPRRYMDPQLMKEGEFRFNHKSDIYSFGIVLLEIACTGKSRENILHILGGGSGQHVQVDGLADHRLSIFDRTEMARVVVLGLQCSHPDERQRPSMYMAMRFLEEGIELPIASHNRRERL